The Budorcas taxicolor isolate Tak-1 chromosome 18, Takin1.1, whole genome shotgun sequence genome window below encodes:
- the HSD11B2 gene encoding 11-beta-hydroxysteroid dehydrogenase type 2: MESWPWPSGGAWLLVAARALLQLLRADLRLGRPLLAALALLAALDWLCQRLLPPLAALAVLAATGWIVLSRLARPQRLPVATRAVLITGCDSGFGNATAKKLDAMGFTVLATVLDLNSPGALELRACCSSRLQLLQMDLTKPADISRVLEFTKVHTASTGLWGLVNNAGQNIFVADAELCPVATFRTCMEVNFFGALEMTKGLLPLLRRSSGRIVTVSSPAGDMPFPCLAAYGTSKAALALLMGNFSCELLPWGVKVSIIQPACFKTESVKDVHQWEERKQQLLATLPQELLQAYGEDYIEHLNGQFLHSLSQALPDLSPVVDAITDALLAAQPRRRYYPGHGLGLIYFIHYYLPEGLRQRFLQSFFISPYVPRALQAGQPGLTSARDIAQDQGPRLDPSPTAQ; this comes from the exons ATGGAAAGCTGGCCCTGGCCGTCGGGCGGCGCCTGGCTGCTCGTGGCGGCCCGtgcgctgctgcagctgctgcgcGCAGACCTACGTCTGGGCCGCCCGCTGCTGGCTGCGCTGGCGCTGCTGGCCGCGCTCGACTGGCTGTGCCAGCGCCTGCTACCCCCGCTGGCCGCACTTGCCGTGTTGGCCGCCACCGGCTGGATCGTGTTGTCCCGCCTGGCGCGCCCGCAGCGCCTGCCCGTGGCGACTCGCGCGGTGCTCATCACCG GCTGTGACTCTGGTTTTGGCAACGCGACGGCCAAGAAGCTTGACGCCATGGGCTTCACAGTGTTGGCCACCGTGTTGGATCTGAATAGCCCTGGCGCCCTAGAGCTGCGTGCCTGCTGTTCTTCTCGTCTGCAGCTGCTGCAGATGGACCTGACCAAGCCAGCAGACATTAGCCGTGTGCTGGAGTTCACCAAGGTCCACACCGCCAGCACTG GTCTGTGGGGCCTGGTCAACAATGCGGGCCAGAACATCTTCGTGGCGGATGCAGAGCTGTGTCCGGTGGCCACTTTCCGCACCTGCATGGAGGTGAACTTCTTTGGTGCACTAGAGATGACCAAAGGCCTCTTGCCACTGCTGCGTCGTTCGAGTGGTCGCATTGTGACCGTAAGCAGCCCAGCAG GAGACATGCCGTTTCCATGCTTGGCTGCCTATGGGACCTCCAAAGCGGCCTTGGCATTGCTCATGGGCAATTTTAGCTGTGAACTTCTGCCCTGGGGTGTCAAGGTCAGCATCATCCAGCCTGCCTGCTTCAAGACAG AGTCAGTGAAGGACGTGCACCAGTGGGAAGAGCGCAAGCAGCAGCTGCTGGCCACCCTGCCACAAGAGCTGCTGCAGGCCTATGGTGAGGACTACATCGAGCACTTGAATGGGCAGTTCCTGCACTCTCTGAGCCAGGCCCTGCCAGACCTCAGCCCGGTGGTAGATGCCATCACCGACGCACTGCTGGCGGCCCAGCCACGCCGCCGCTATTACCCAGGTCATGGCCTGGGGCTCATATACTTCATCCACTACTACCTGCCTGAGGGCCTGCGGCAGCGTTTCCTGCAGTCCTTCTTCATCAGTCCCTATGTGCCAAGAGCACTACAGGCTGGCCAGCCTGGCCTTACCTCTGCCCGGGACATAGCCCAGGACCAAGGCCCCAGACTGGACCCCTCTCCCACTGCCCAGTGA